The window aggtgtaatttgagtgtatcacaaGTCACTACATTTAAGGCtttatatatagccatgtataatTGATGGAAACATACACAATTCACAATAGAAAGAAAAGCAGTACTATTACACTTTCTTCTTATGCTCTCTCTCTCCGTTttgctattttattttattataccgtttttattttataacaaaattcaaattttccatattttaattttgattttaAAACTTTATCTCTAAATTTAAAAACTTTAATCGGGTCATGCTTGATTGGGTATAAGATACGAGTTTGGTTAAATGGTAAGTTAAACAGGTTtttaataaaacaaaaaaaaaaacactttaatGACATGGCATGTCAACTAGGATAAAAGGAGATTTTTGAGGTGTTTAGTATATTTTGAGAAATATAGAGATAGTTGAATGACTTTGTTGtcttaaaaaaacaaaaatgatACTTGTTGGTAATTACCCAAACTTGAGTGACCATTTAGGGAATTAATGACATATTTCCTTATTTGAcaataactttaaactttaccttttatgATTAATGAGGTGATctataatcacacaaatatctttaactagttttagaccacaaaattcaaaattctttatttatttcttaaatttcatgctCAGTCAAACTCGATCAATAAATTGGGACAGTGGGAGTATTACCTTCTTAATTCTCTAAAGCGAAATTAAATTTAAACCAAATATATTTAAAcaataaaaaatcaaaattaaGTCGACTCGAACCATTACAATTCACAAGTCAGCTTGACTCAATTGTTCCTTACCTAAAGACGACTTTCGAAAACCCCAACGTTgaacttctattttaattctcagattcttgttttattttcttgaagAATTTGATTGATAAGTTTCTTTAATCTGAAACGTGTACGAGTTCAATGGGTACACCACAATTTCCAAATCTTGGAAAACACTGCTTTGTAAATGATTGTAGGCAGATTGATTTCTTGCCTTTCACTTGTGATTGTTGTCATCAGGTACCAATTTTTCTTCCTCTTTATTCTTGCAAATTTATGTTCATTCTAGTCAATTTTGTGTTTTAAGGCTTATTTGTTATTTGGCATTTGATTAAAGTTGAAACCTTTTTGGTTATAGGTGAGACCAATTAGCTGAAATTAAGGTTTAGGTGTTATTTAGTGTTTGCTGGAGTCTTTCTAGTTTGGCTATAGATTTGTAAGGCACTACAGGGATAAGTATGGGATGTAAGAATCTCTAGTTTGTGTTAAAATACAAATTGTTGAGTATTCAAATGAAAAGGGTCGAATAGAATGGGAGGGATTAGAGGGTTTATATATCTTACTCCAGATATTTTGGTATTGAACTACTGCTATAGTTAAGCCATTAATCAAAGTTGAGATCTTTTTGGTTGCAAGCTGCATTTGAAGACTTTTCTTGTGTCTGGTTTGGTATGTACATTTTTCTTTGTGGggtttgtgagcataaaatttgATCTTGATGATGTTTATGAGAATTCAATAAGTGGGAGAAAATGACCTTGAGTGTTCTAAGTTGAAATCTTTTTCGGTATAGGTGAGACCAATTAGTTGAGATTAAGGTTTAATTGTTATTGTTGAACTCACTTTAGGTGCACTCTGTGTTTGCTGGAGTCTTTCTAGTTTGGCTGTAGATTTGTAAGTCCCTTTGGGAGATATAAGTGTGAGATATAAGAATCTCTACTTTGTCTTAGAAAGACGAATTATTGATTATTGGAAAGGAAAGGGCTGAATAGATTTAGAGGATTCATGTAGCTGATTCCAGCTATTTTGATATTCAAGCATAGATGATCCATTATCAAAGGTGGGATCTTTTTGGTCACAAGCTGCATTTGAAGATCTTTCTTGTTTCTGGTTAGGTATATAACTTTTTCTTCGTGGGGTTTGGGAGCTTAAAAATTTGATCTTGATGATGTATATGAAAATTCAGCAAGTGGGAGAAAATAAGCTCGAGTGTTCTAACTTTTCTTTACTTTAGCTCTAGCAACGAAGGAGCAGCAGCAATTTTAACAAGAATGGATGCTTTGGTGGATTTACGTTTAGCATCCTATAGGTGGAGataaaagatgaaaaatataaACAGCCTTTCTAATGAGGAAATGACATTGAAATTTTGTCAGCAATTAGCCCTTGTCAATTTGACAAAATCAAGTCATTAAGTTACTTCAGCTCTTGTTTGGTGTGTGATTGTCAATTCTTTGTGTAGTATAATATGACTTTGAACTTTTGAATAATGGAGACTTTTGGCTGTTTTCCCGGATAAGGTAATTTTGAATCTGGGTGGTTCGCAAACAGAAACTTAAGGAaccaacaaaatttaagaagttgATGTACATCATTTATAGTGTTGATTTATTCTAGATGGGCTTCTTGAAAATGGAGACGTCcttgtttcttttgtttttacTATTTTCAGTTATATGGTTTTAAGTATATGAGTTCAGGTTCCTTTGAATTATCAATAGATTTTTCTTTGAGTAAGATTTTCTGTCTCCTGAAGATTTGAAAAATAAAGTGAGTTTCTGATTGAAAATGTGTTGCAGAGGTAAAACTCCCTGGTATCTTTAAAATCGTGAATGTGATATGATAATCTTTCCCAGTGTTCTATCTCATCTTTACATTTGTTGTATAGCACCCCTATAGAAAATTTGAGCCTATTGATCAGTTGATGTTTTTttcctttgttttgttttaaactGTAGATATATGACTTCAAATTACCTTCTTTTGATCCTCGCATATCCTTTTCATACCCTTTGTTGCTTTCTTCAACCATCTTTATAACCTTGTAGATGCTTAATGTGGGTTATAAAACTTTGCAGGTGTTTTGTCTAGAGCACCGGAGCTACAATAGACACCACTGTCCAAAGGCGAACAAGAATGATGTTAGCGTGGTCGTTTGCCCACTCTGTGCAAAAGGAGTACGCCTTATTCCTGATGAAGACCCGAATATAACTTGGGAATCACATGTAAACACCGAGTGTGATCCATCAAACTATGAAAAAGccacaaagaaaagaaaatgtccTGTACCTGGCTGCAGAGAACTCTTGACTTTCTCAAATACAATCAAATGTCGGGAGTGTACTGTCGATCATTGCTTAAAGCATCGGTTTGGACCCGATCACAAGTGTCCTGGACGTAAGAAACCAGAATCAACATTCCCATTTATGAACTTTCGAACTGGCAGTAGTAAAGACGAGCCCAAAAAAGCTCCTGCCACGTCATCCTCTAGTTGGGCCACAACATTCTTCAAGGCAGCTGAAGCTGGAATGGCAAAATTGGGCAGCGAATTTAGTGGAAAGGGCCAAAGCAGCAGTGCCACTAACCGTGGTGGGAGTGCTAGTGGGCAAGTTGAGCAATGCCCACAATGCACTCTAAGATTTTCTTCAGTCACAGCTCTCGTGAGTCACGTGCAGAAAGTCCATGAAAAGAACGGTGTCATGAATTTGACAGTCGATGTTTGTCCCAGATGTAGTAAAGGTTTTCGCGATCCGGTGTCCCTTGTGGAACATGTTGAAAGGGAACATAAAGGAACTTCAAAGGCATAGGGGGAGGTCAATGTAAAGAAGGACATTGCAGTCTTTCTTAATGTTATCTTTTAATTAAAAACAGTAGGCAGCCTATTTTAGAATTTAGAATAGCACTGTTGCATTATTCTTTTTGGGGGAAGAGTGGGGAAGATTGAAGAGTTACAGTATGTATTTAGCATCTGTTTGTGGAACTCCACCAAGGTAATATGAATTTACACCTTCAAAATGCACTACAAATGAGTACTAAATGCACTACAAATGAGTACTATATCATTGTTCACTTGAAAAGGATTAGCTTGTAGGTGTTAAATGTTTAGTTTTGAAAAACATGAGGTGCACTAAAATAACTTTACCAAGTGACAAATGCTGCATACTACAAGTATAATATGAAATTTGGGGGGATAAACAtttttcttgaattctttttATTTACGACTTCCATTAAAAATAGAACAAATATTTTCTGAGACATGTATAACTTAATAAGATATACTACAGTCTAGGATTTTCATTATATAATGATTTTAAATGTTAGAAAACTCGAGATAACATTATTAAAATTATGTAGGATTACACGGTATAAGATGTTTAAGTATTTGATCTTAAAAATAGGAGTAATTTACCCCTTCATATCtaaacatcaaaaaaaaaaaaatcatataaattAAAGTAGAtgaagtaattaattaaaaatcatGTATTGAGCCACATTAAATCTATTCAACggagtaagagcccgtttggattgtcgtataagttgcttataagctgttttcagcttttttgagtgtttggctggacagcttaaagtcattttgtgcttaaaataagctcaaaaaaataattgaactcatttgacttagcttatctaaagcagcttataagctgaaaacagcttataggcataagcccctCCAACCAGGCTCTAAAAATCATTTTGCTCCTTTAATTAAATATCTTTTCCAACTTTAAACAAAAGACTCAATTGACTTTTAAAGCAAAGTTTGGTACAAAATGCAAAAAGCGCAAAGCTGTACTGAGAAAACAGAAAAAGACAATTAGCACTATCTACTTCTCATTTATCATTTCTAGAGCATTCCAACAAAGTACACTCATCATCTATTCTACCTCTCTGCTCTCTTAGCTCATCGTGGTAAGTTCCTAATTTCCTCCTTATCTCTGTAATTAAATGACTTAATTTTGATTATGAAGACTGGTTTTATAGTTAGGGTGTTGATTCTTGCTCGATGTATGCATTTATGAGAAAAGAGATGAGTAAAATTTAATGGAATTAGGATGTGCATACTCACTTTAACTGTGCTTAAATTGCTCAATCTTCTTGTATTAGTTTGTAAGAAGCTTTATTTTGCATGTTGGGTTAGTTAAAATTGACTAGTATTCTTTGTCCTTCCACGTCTTGATTAAGTAATATAAcctgtaatttatttatttttttgggaaAAAAAAATTCTGATTGGACTTGCTTACAGAAGCTTGATATAGATTGGAAATATTGATCTAGAGGAAAAAATTTCTTCACAGTAAATATTTGATTTGGTTGGACTTGCACAACGACCTTTGAactaagaaaaaggaaaaagagattTTTTATAAATGAATGAACACtgtttagttttttttctttttttgattacCCACTCGGTGTCCGTAATCGCATTGGAGCTCGACTCTATTCTGATCATGCGTTGCAGGGCCCATTTTGGGGCAGCGCTCCCAGCTGGATTTTTTCGTTCCCAGGGCTCGAACCTGAGACCTTTGGTTAAGGGTGTAGGGACCCAACCATCCCACCATAACCCATGTTGGTAACCCTGTTTGGTTGATAGTATGAGGCGAAtgctttatgacaagcaatgaattCCCAAAGTTCTTAAGGCATTTTAGTAGAAATGGCAAAAGAAAGTGAAAGACTTAGTCTTGTTGTGaagtttattttctttattactTACATATTAGGTTCTTGTGCTACTGAAATTGTATTTTTTGGGGTTAAATTTTGCTCTCTTAGGGTCAACTAGAAATAAATTGTAAACGTGCACAAGTTAATTATTCTGGATGACCATCATTCTTTTTTCTGATCTTAGGTGCTCACTTACGCTTTGTTTGGTTGGGTGGAAAAGTAGCGGGTTTACAAATTATTTCTAGTTGACCCTAAGAGAGCAAAATTTAACAAAATTTAGATATCTGGGGTATGCAACATTGCAACGCGTTCATGAATTTAGGTGGAATGGAGGAAGCACATGTCTCTATTTCCCAGTCAGACCAAACAACATGGGAAGAAGCATGAATACCTTTTCTGGAGAAGTATTTATCTTTTCTTGAACCAAACATAGCATTAAACtaagaacaaaaaaagaaattTATCATCGGAGCATTTCGATACGTATAGCTACATACATCTGTAGTGGTCTGTCCATATATATGGTTTATCATACGAAAGGTGCTTGCTGATTAAACCTGAAGTTCTCAAAAAGTTACTATGTGTTCTGATAGCCTTTAAAATAAATGCCTCACTACATTATAGATCATTTGATAGTGGTTAAAAGTCATCTAGGTATATTTTGGTATTAAGATCTTATGATGTTTTAACTTTCTCAAATGTATGTGGCGACAATATTTGATTACCATGCTACTATTAGTAGTTCTTTTGCGGTACTGAAATCAACTGGATATCGTTGTTGAATTTTATTTGCTGTTAAAGTGGACCTTCAAGGGCCCAAATTGCTGTCTTACTAGGTTTTAGGTTATCTTTCAGTTACTTGAGTTGAACAATGGCAGCAAAATACGTTATTGGTTCAGTGGCGGCATCATTTGCAGTTGCATATATTTTTGATGTTGCTGTTGCAGACAAGAAGCTGTTCGGAGGCAAGTACAAATTATTTATCTATTTACTTTGATTTTGAATTTGGTTGTGCTAACTTGCAACACTCGTGTCATTTCATACAGGTACTACTCCACATACTGTTGCAAACAACGAATGGTGGAAAGAGACGGACAAAAAGTTCCAAGCGTGGCCTCGCACTGCTGGTCCCCCGGTGGTCATGAATCCAATCAGCCGCCAAAATTACATTGTCAAGTCTTGAACGAGGATATTCGCTTTCGCGCTTGATTAAGACTCTTGGTCTTAGTTTCGAGTCGAGTAGTTGTATGATAGTTCGATTGTAATAAATGTTTCTTTCAGTTTGTGCACCTATGACTACTGTCTTTTATCAATGGATCAACTATATGACCAAATAAATAAAAGTTGCTACTAATGTCTATGTTGATTCTCTGCTCTCTGCGCAACTTTGTTTCAGGCTAAATTGATAATTGTCTGTAGGACGACAATCCGTTAGTAATATTCAACATATTTTAATTCAATTTAAAGCTTTAAAATATTTCTAAGCTTGAAAAATATACATCACACTAGGGGTGTGCAAAAATCGATTTAGAGTCTGTCtggatgggcttattttaagcagcttataagctgtatCGATTTAGAGCCTGTCtggatgggcttattttaagcagcttataagctgctttagataagctaagtcaaacggactc is drawn from Lycium barbarum isolate Lr01 chromosome 8, ASM1917538v2, whole genome shotgun sequence and contains these coding sequences:
- the LOC132607398 gene encoding uncharacterized protein LOC132607398, which gives rise to MAAKYVIGSVAASFAVAYIFDVAVADKKLFGGTTPHTVANNEWWKETDKKFQAWPRTAGPPVVMNPISRQNYIVKS
- the LOC132607397 gene encoding zinc finger AN1 and C2H2 domain-containing stress-associated protein 13-like; amino-acid sequence: MGTPQFPNLGKHCFVNDCRQIDFLPFTCDCCHQVFCLEHRSYNRHHCPKANKNDVSVVVCPLCAKGVRLIPDEDPNITWESHVNTECDPSNYEKATKKRKCPVPGCRELLTFSNTIKCRECTVDHCLKHRFGPDHKCPGRKKPESTFPFMNFRTGSSKDEPKKAPATSSSSWATTFFKAAEAGMAKLGSEFSGKGQSSSATNRGGSASGQVEQCPQCTLRFSSVTALVSHVQKVHEKNGVMNLTVDVCPRCSKGFRDPVSLVEHVEREHKGTSKA